A stretch of the Pirellulales bacterium genome encodes the following:
- a CDS encoding ORF6N domain-containing protein, with the protein MQETVQIHNSVLKNLHHSGIPLLSYKANAPWHLTIAIRWDNVAREMRRQSKAKVPAVHLPAERIAQRIIIVRGHKVLLDFDLAGIYGVETRTLVQAVKRNAARFPLDFMFQLTVQELASWRSQFVISNVG; encoded by the coding sequence GTGCAAGAAACTGTGCAAATCCACAACAGCGTCTTGAAGAATCTGCATCATTCCGGAATTCCATTGTTATCGTACAAGGCAAATGCGCCGTGGCATTTGACCATTGCGATTCGGTGGGATAATGTCGCTCGCGAAATGAGAAGGCAGTCAAAAGCCAAAGTGCCAGCGGTTCATTTGCCGGCCGAACGGATCGCCCAGCGAATCATTATTGTTCGCGGGCATAAGGTGCTGCTCGATTTTGACCTAGCCGGGATATATGGCGTCGAAACTCGTACGCTGGTTCAAGCGGTTAAACGTAACGCCGCGAGATTCCCGCTAGACTTCATGTTTCAATTGACAGTACAAGAGCTTGCAAGTTGGAGATCACAATTTGTGATCTCCAATGTGGGCAG
- a CDS encoding site-specific integrase: MEKHTLLGGKLHLYKRPNSSHWQCSTFLAGRNWRISTKDDSLSRAKEIAEDWFFSLKGKHHAGELKVGKTFAFAAEQFLKEFEVITEGQRAETCLSDHQKNLRVHLLPYFGAMRVAEIKAATAMDYRVHRATSRLDKKTKEPKRPSRSTLHKEIVTLRQVLKSAQRHGWIEFVPDLSSPYRTSGKITHRAWFSPQEYRQLYLATRQRAKYPLKNRWRWECEQLHDYVLFMANTGLRPDEAARLEHRDVKIVQDRDTAQVILEIEVRGKRGVGYCKSTPGAVAPYRRLCARNKPQHTDRLFPGNHRELFNTILTELKLKLDRDGNRRTAYSLRHTYICLRLMEGADIYQIAKNCRTSVEMIETYYAAHLKTTLDASAINVRRSRPVHKGTTA; the protein is encoded by the coding sequence ATGGAAAAGCACACACTCTTGGGAGGCAAGCTCCATCTCTACAAGCGACCTAACAGCAGCCACTGGCAGTGCTCGACCTTTCTTGCTGGCAGAAATTGGCGTATCAGCACCAAAGACGACAGCCTCTCCAGAGCCAAAGAAATCGCCGAGGATTGGTTCTTTAGCCTGAAAGGCAAGCATCATGCGGGGGAGCTCAAGGTCGGCAAGACCTTTGCATTCGCGGCCGAACAGTTTCTCAAAGAGTTCGAAGTCATTACCGAAGGCCAGCGCGCGGAGACGTGCCTTTCAGATCACCAAAAGAACTTGCGAGTTCACCTACTCCCCTACTTCGGCGCGATGCGTGTCGCCGAGATCAAGGCGGCTACGGCAATGGATTACCGCGTGCATCGTGCTACGTCCCGCTTGGACAAGAAAACGAAGGAGCCGAAGCGTCCCTCCCGCAGTACTTTGCACAAGGAGATTGTGACGCTACGTCAGGTTTTGAAATCCGCTCAGAGACATGGCTGGATCGAATTTGTCCCCGATCTTTCGTCTCCCTACAGAACCTCCGGCAAAATTACTCATCGTGCCTGGTTTTCGCCCCAGGAATATCGACAACTTTACCTGGCGACGCGGCAGCGGGCGAAATATCCGCTCAAGAACCGCTGGAGATGGGAATGCGAACAATTACACGACTACGTGCTGTTCATGGCCAACACAGGCTTACGGCCGGATGAAGCCGCTAGGCTTGAGCACAGGGACGTCAAGATCGTTCAAGATCGCGACACAGCCCAGGTAATTCTGGAAATCGAGGTGCGCGGTAAGAGAGGGGTCGGTTACTGCAAAAGCACCCCTGGTGCGGTGGCGCCCTATCGCAGGCTCTGTGCAAGAAATAAGCCCCAGCACACTGATCGACTGTTCCCCGGCAACCACCGCGAACTGTTCAATACAATCCTGACAGAGCTGAAGCTGAAACTCGATCGTGACGGCAACCGCCGTACGGCTTACAGCTTGCGGCACACATACATCTGTCTACGGCTGATGGAAGGTGCCGACATCTACCAGATCGCCAAGAACTGCCGCACGAGCGTCGAAATGATTGAGACCTATTATGCGGCGCATCTCAAGACGACGCTCGATGCGTCGGCCATTAACGTGCGGCGCTCGCGTCCCGTTCACAAAGGCACCACCGCATAG
- a CDS encoding cysteine peptidase family C39 domain-containing protein, which translates to MPENDAINCFYLQLRVLGYTESYEKFREQIADDPKSLSLASLADLGRKFGFRLMAAKMDFAELARADTPVILYFEEGEIGQGRFHLFLGIYDNGRSVSLINGAYVLHQYMPRDEFRRHWTGYALTARPFAWGLWLRRSLAVLIVVVVGACSLVGLKSLTGVGAATQQVPLG; encoded by the coding sequence ATGCCTGAGAACGACGCTATAAACTGCTTTTATCTCCAACTTCGCGTGCTGGGATACACGGAGAGCTACGAAAAGTTCCGCGAACAAATTGCCGATGATCCGAAGTCCCTAAGCCTTGCATCACTGGCAGATCTTGGCAGAAAGTTTGGCTTCCGGCTGATGGCGGCAAAAATGGATTTTGCCGAATTGGCCAGAGCCGATACGCCCGTAATCCTCTACTTTGAGGAAGGTGAGATTGGGCAGGGGCGGTTCCACCTCTTTCTTGGGATTTATGACAATGGGAGAAGTGTTTCCTTAATCAACGGAGCTTATGTCCTGCATCAGTATATGCCACGGGACGAATTTCGGCGCCATTGGACTGGGTACGCATTGACTGCCCGACCTTTTGCTTGGGGACTATGGCTCCGCCGCAGTCTCGCAGTTCTGATCGTTGTCGTCGTGGGGGCGTGCTCGCTTGTTGGGCTAAAAAGCTTGACGGGAGTTGGAGCCGCTACGCAGCAAGTTCCGCTGGGGTAG
- a CDS encoding cysteine peptidase family C39 domain-containing protein → MHRNFGFIAIQRGWLVKLLLVAILLWPWSSASAATFEGLKHSASPVESGSSLEAVDEVLRQAVMCGPNSLYMLLALHDLPVEHAAIEKYTTADREGISLDEIKDATNALGLRTHVRYCSLEELRRTFRSPILVRLRYGIRHHYVVMIGMTSDTVTLLDGTTGAMEKHTIPWLEARWSGYVLMPDEGLPILWLGLGISLCAWTLLGVFGLKRFIRKSDSRAALT, encoded by the coding sequence ATGCACAGGAATTTTGGGTTTATTGCCATACAGCGAGGATGGCTCGTAAAGCTGCTGCTTGTCGCAATTCTGCTGTGGCCTTGGTCTTCGGCCAGCGCAGCAACATTTGAAGGGCTAAAGCATTCGGCTTCGCCAGTAGAGTCTGGCTCATCCCTGGAGGCTGTCGATGAAGTTCTTCGCCAAGCCGTAATGTGTGGACCCAACAGTTTGTATATGTTATTGGCGTTGCACGATCTGCCCGTCGAGCATGCAGCGATCGAAAAGTACACTACGGCCGACCGGGAGGGGATTTCGCTTGACGAAATAAAGGACGCAACTAACGCTTTGGGATTGCGAACGCACGTAAGGTATTGCTCGCTCGAGGAGCTGCGTCGTACTTTTCGCTCGCCTATCCTTGTTCGTCTGCGCTACGGTATCCGACACCATTACGTGGTCATGATCGGCATGACCAGCGACACGGTAACTTTACTCGATGGGACGACCGGAGCTATGGAAAAGCATACGATTCCATGGCTGGAGGCAAGATGGTCCGGATATGTGTTAATGCCCGACGAGGGCCTTCCGATCTTGTGGCTCGGGTTGGGGATTTCTCTGTGCGCGTGGACACTGCTCGGAGTTTTCGGCCTGAAAAGGTTTATCCGTAAATCAGACTCTCGGGCTGCGCTCACCTAA
- a CDS encoding DUF1559 domain-containing protein, with amino-acid sequence MKNLISILATPLGGGNVVRAIMRRSMVVSSAGLTLVEVLLVITIISLLATLSIPAIQSAREAARRTQCTSNMHQFGLAFAGVESQQSAFPSALTARITGPLTGDATLEVYAYMADLLPFLDAQPVDAAYRRKAIFCAVENAPAISTILNCALCPSAPDRDLVTTARFVPSQAVKEGVRNYPLLSGAFAKLDQKYSTTYAAAITDYAIPFNASKNLAQRLGYKVVDGDFVGLTSMFPPPINNSLEAVAKMSPVLAGSGTTELQRRLKASDITDGLAHTFMLTESAGHPQRWQNGSWTGIGEPLDAAWANPTSALDIDSVNGPNGVCIMQCDNSGAIYSFHPTGVNFLFADGHVEMVSAATDPRVILAWLSPNRADVAP; translated from the coding sequence GTGAAGAACTTGATTTCTATTCTGGCAACACCGCTAGGCGGAGGTAATGTCGTGCGGGCAATCATGCGACGGTCAATGGTCGTTTCTTCGGCCGGCCTTACGCTCGTCGAGGTTCTTCTCGTCATTACGATCATCTCGCTTTTGGCAACGCTAAGCATCCCAGCGATTCAGTCTGCCCGTGAGGCCGCACGGCGGACCCAGTGCACGAGCAATATGCATCAGTTTGGACTCGCGTTTGCGGGAGTCGAATCGCAACAGTCCGCCTTTCCTTCGGCGTTGACTGCGCGAATCACGGGTCCTCTTACGGGAGACGCGACTTTGGAGGTCTATGCGTATATGGCCGATTTGCTGCCATTTTTGGATGCGCAACCGGTAGATGCTGCATATCGTCGCAAGGCGATCTTTTGTGCTGTAGAAAATGCGCCTGCGATTTCAACGATACTCAATTGCGCGCTTTGCCCATCCGCGCCTGATCGCGACCTGGTAACCACAGCAAGGTTTGTGCCATCTCAAGCAGTTAAGGAGGGAGTGCGAAACTATCCGTTGCTTTCAGGGGCCTTTGCCAAACTTGACCAAAAGTACTCGACAACATACGCAGCGGCTATAACGGATTATGCAATCCCCTTTAATGCGTCTAAAAATTTGGCGCAACGGCTTGGTTATAAGGTTGTTGATGGAGACTTCGTCGGACTCACGAGCATGTTTCCTCCGCCAATTAACAATTCGTTGGAAGCTGTTGCTAAAATGTCGCCGGTCCTTGCTGGCTCCGGGACGACCGAGCTTCAACGGCGGCTCAAGGCGAGCGACATCACGGATGGGCTAGCTCACACCTTTATGTTGACAGAGTCCGCCGGGCATCCGCAACGCTGGCAGAATGGCTCATGGACGGGGATAGGAGAACCGCTGGACGCCGCCTGGGCCAATCCGACTTCGGCCCTGGACATCGACAGTGTGAATGGCCCAAATGGCGTTTGCATAATGCAATGCGACAATTCTGGCGCGATTTACAGTTTTCACCCTACGGGTGTAAACTTTCTCTTCGCAGACGGCCATGTCGAGATGGTGTCGGCAGCAACAGATCCACGAGTAATCTTGGCTTGGCTATCGCCAAATCGGGCTGACGTGGCGCCATAG
- a CDS encoding phosphopantetheine-binding protein, which translates to MSKVSREEIVARLSNAFARASNGRAKSTALDDDTRIMEDIGLSSLDLLELRFEIEELCGAPISNDEAARLRTVGDVIKLIQKAHFRACS; encoded by the coding sequence ATGAGCAAAGTGTCGCGCGAGGAAATCGTTGCTAGGCTCAGCAATGCCTTTGCTCGCGCTTCCAACGGCCGGGCAAAGTCGACAGCGTTGGATGACGACACCCGAATCATGGAGGACATTGGGTTATCATCACTTGACTTGCTCGAGTTGCGTTTTGAGATCGAAGAACTCTGCGGCGCCCCGATCTCTAATGACGAGGCGGCACGACTGCGTACTGTGGGCGACGTAATTAAGTTGATTCAAAAAGCTCATTTTCGAGCGTGCAGTTAG
- a CDS encoding beta-ketoacyl-[acyl-carrier-protein] synthase family protein: MRAEREEVVVTGMGAVTPFGVGVDHLWEGVREGRSAVKWLRILPNLDPEVYPVRYAGELCAFSVDEHLRRHCEVREERSVQMGLVAAREALHQAQLLDDEDRLLPSGNRIETIIGSGHGACFESEVGYGTFFQKGARALRPTTVPKAMFNSLSSNLSIYFGMTGGNLVIASACASAASAIGLGTLMIRHGYADVVLAGGADSCLTPAMFACWTKLRVMAQHDVPQKASRPFDAHRNGMVLGEGGAMLVLESRKSAERRAVEPLGKICGVGTSSDAHHITSPTLLGQRTAIGRCLADAGISPAEVDYLNAHGTGTRANDETEGQAIVEVFGPRGPGLPVSSTKSMIGHSLGASGAIELVVCMHAARNEFVPPTLNCDEPEPAVGVDFVPNTGRPHRVKFAMSNSFAFGGNNVSLLTQRLL, from the coding sequence ATGCGTGCCGAGCGCGAGGAAGTCGTAGTAACCGGAATGGGGGCGGTGACGCCATTTGGTGTTGGCGTTGACCATCTATGGGAGGGAGTGCGAGAGGGACGCAGTGCAGTAAAATGGCTGCGAATCTTGCCGAACCTCGATCCTGAAGTGTATCCGGTGCGTTATGCCGGAGAGCTTTGTGCTTTCTCTGTCGATGAGCACTTGCGTCGGCATTGCGAGGTGCGTGAAGAACGGAGCGTTCAAATGGGGCTGGTTGCCGCGCGCGAAGCACTACATCAAGCACAGCTTTTGGATGACGAGGATAGGCTCCTCCCCTCCGGCAATCGCATTGAAACAATAATTGGTTCTGGACATGGCGCTTGCTTTGAGTCCGAGGTAGGCTACGGGACGTTTTTTCAAAAGGGCGCTCGCGCTCTTCGGCCTACCACTGTTCCAAAGGCGATGTTCAATTCGCTTTCGTCGAATCTATCTATCTATTTTGGCATGACAGGTGGGAATCTCGTGATTGCGTCGGCATGCGCGTCGGCTGCTTCTGCCATTGGACTGGGCACCCTTATGATTCGCCACGGTTACGCGGACGTAGTGCTGGCAGGTGGCGCGGACTCTTGCCTCACACCAGCAATGTTCGCGTGCTGGACGAAGTTAAGGGTCATGGCGCAGCATGATGTTCCACAGAAGGCTTCGCGACCATTCGATGCGCATCGCAATGGTATGGTGTTGGGCGAGGGGGGGGCGATGCTTGTACTGGAATCGCGAAAAAGTGCTGAACGGCGCGCGGTCGAACCGCTTGGAAAGATTTGTGGCGTTGGCACCTCCAGTGACGCTCACCATATAACGTCTCCGACCCTACTTGGTCAGCGCACCGCTATCGGGCGTTGCTTGGCCGATGCGGGAATCTCGCCGGCAGAGGTCGATTATCTGAACGCCCATGGCACAGGCACAAGAGCCAACGATGAAACTGAGGGACAGGCAATCGTGGAAGTGTTCGGTCCGAGAGGGCCAGGACTACCCGTTAGCTCGACAAAATCGATGATTGGTCATTCTTTAGGGGCGTCGGGTGCTATCGAGTTGGTTGTCTGTATGCACGCCGCCCGAAACGAATTCGTTCCGCCAACGCTCAACTGCGATGAGCCGGAGCCCGCGGTGGGCGTCGACTTTGTGCCGAATACCGGGCGACCGCATCGAGTAAAATTCGCCATGTCTAATTCCTTTGCATTTGGCGGCAACAACGTATCACTGCTTACCCAGAGACTGCTATGA
- a CDS encoding MBOAT family O-acyltransferase — MQFNSLVFVIFFLVILGIHYLPLPTLVRRCNLLVASYLYYAAWNPRYIPLLFFVTSTNWWAAKWINRLEGVWSRRTVLWGNIALNLGLLGAFKYGNEGIALWSTVATRLGIPAPLVSPSILLPVGLSFFTFQALSYTIDVYRRTLRPASSALDFSIFVSFFPVLLAGPLLRAGPFLPACCRPRRATPEELGWGAALFTLGLFMKVVLADQFLFPVVRKVFDSQVSPTALAGWMGTMAFAGQDYCDFAGYSTCAMGLAACLGFTVPENFRAPLSSIGFRDLWQRWHITLVAWMRDYVFLSLGGVYKGYSRAALNVMIVMILIGLWHGAAWTYLIFGMLHGVYLIGEVLLLRTPLRRMRLWSNAAGSFLLWTATMFLCCIAFVFYRTPDLRDAGRLLVAMFGMSSQGHSTALDDYEILVVSVVLESLIAVHALRRHLGLSEVVAKLPWWAIASGLGLMLYAITLSSGEATTYLYFNY; from the coding sequence ATGCAATTCAATTCGCTTGTTTTCGTTATCTTCTTCTTAGTTATCCTTGGAATTCATTACCTTCCGCTACCAACATTAGTGCGCCGCTGCAATCTTCTAGTAGCTAGTTACCTTTATTATGCCGCCTGGAATCCTCGTTATATTCCTCTTTTATTCTTTGTTACTTCTACAAATTGGTGGGCTGCCAAATGGATTAACCGACTCGAAGGAGTTTGGTCGAGGCGGACCGTGCTTTGGGGAAATATCGCACTCAACCTTGGCCTGCTCGGGGCATTCAAGTACGGCAACGAAGGAATAGCCCTCTGGTCAACAGTTGCAACACGTCTAGGCATCCCGGCGCCCCTGGTCTCACCAAGTATTCTCTTGCCGGTCGGCCTCTCGTTTTTTACGTTTCAAGCGCTGTCATATACGATCGACGTCTATCGTCGAACGCTTCGTCCTGCCAGTTCGGCGTTGGATTTCTCGATATTCGTGTCATTCTTTCCGGTGTTATTGGCTGGACCTTTGCTTCGTGCCGGTCCGTTCCTGCCGGCCTGTTGCCGACCTCGAAGGGCAACGCCCGAAGAGCTTGGTTGGGGAGCTGCTCTATTTACGCTGGGCCTCTTCATGAAAGTTGTTCTCGCCGATCAGTTCTTGTTTCCCGTCGTACGCAAAGTGTTCGATTCGCAGGTCTCGCCCACGGCGCTTGCGGGCTGGATGGGAACGATGGCATTTGCGGGCCAGGATTATTGCGATTTCGCCGGCTATTCGACGTGCGCGATGGGGCTGGCGGCATGTCTTGGGTTCACAGTACCCGAGAATTTTCGGGCCCCCTTGAGCTCGATCGGTTTTCGTGATCTATGGCAGCGGTGGCACATCACACTTGTCGCGTGGATGCGCGATTACGTCTTTTTGTCACTCGGCGGAGTTTACAAAGGCTACTCGCGCGCGGCCCTGAATGTGATGATAGTAATGATCCTGATCGGATTATGGCACGGTGCTGCATGGACATACTTGATCTTTGGCATGCTGCACGGCGTCTACCTTATTGGCGAGGTGCTGCTGCTGCGCACGCCGCTACGTCGAATGCGACTCTGGAGTAACGCCGCCGGTAGCTTTCTATTATGGACAGCAACCATGTTTTTGTGCTGCATTGCCTTTGTGTTCTACCGTACGCCGGATTTGCGTGATGCGGGACGGCTCCTCGTTGCCATGTTCGGTATGTCGTCGCAAGGGCACAGCACCGCGCTTGATGATTACGAAATCTTGGTAGTTTCGGTTGTGCTCGAATCGTTGATCGCTGTGCATGCACTACGGCGGCACTTAGGATTGAGTGAGGTTGTTGCAAAACTTCCGTGGTGGGCTATCGCCTCAGGGTTGGGCCTGATGCTTTACGCCATTACCCTAAGTTCGGGCGAGGCCACAACATATCTGTATTTCAACTATTAA